In Paenibacillus algicola, a genomic segment contains:
- a CDS encoding DUF4097 family beta strand repeat-containing protein, whose amino-acid sequence MRHTVKIGRYTAALLLIATGGLLLIDEWYNTDHVFLLLTWWPALFVLLGIEYLARFAYFKLRREGSRWRFRPDIRGVLLSLAAAASFFIVSQQDHFLHLWNRVSLNLTAAGVDYSEETGNRFVKPELEIPVTIEAARLSIDHLNGDIVVRRGRTDDIIVQTEVWVDQEEPGLAEAIAEQSAVEVEGRSIISIRAKGKAYGESGKRQPRLNLDIQVPDNRRLDLEVRTMNGGIFLLNIEANRKITLESGNGPITLSRVYGDVTGSTLNGNMNVRYLTGDVQMTTSSGTVQAYDVSGSVVLSTQVGNITANRLGKDIDVRTKNGNITLAGVRQSLKAESLNGAVDIRSGLIGGNWDVYSAVGEMNLHLPLAGDYKIKGTTSYGRIFSEIMPFQVEQKTITGQLGSGEHHIVIEGNSDLNVYRSYPEYERRSGEGSLTPLPY is encoded by the coding sequence ATGAGGCATACTGTAAAAATTGGAAGATACACTGCAGCGCTCCTCCTGATCGCCACTGGCGGCCTGCTGCTTATCGACGAGTGGTACAACACGGACCATGTATTTTTGCTGCTAACCTGGTGGCCGGCACTGTTTGTGCTGCTAGGCATTGAATATTTGGCCCGTTTTGCCTACTTCAAGCTTCGGCGAGAAGGAAGCCGGTGGCGTTTCCGGCCGGATATCCGGGGTGTGCTGTTGTCTTTGGCGGCAGCGGCCTCCTTTTTTATCGTATCCCAGCAGGATCATTTCCTGCATTTATGGAATCGGGTCAGTCTGAATTTAACGGCGGCCGGTGTGGATTATAGTGAAGAAACAGGCAATCGCTTTGTGAAGCCGGAGCTGGAAATTCCCGTGACGATTGAAGCCGCCAGGCTGAGTATCGATCATCTGAACGGGGATATTGTGGTGCGCCGGGGCCGTACAGACGATATTATTGTGCAGACCGAGGTGTGGGTGGATCAAGAGGAGCCGGGGCTTGCTGAAGCGATTGCCGAGCAGTCGGCGGTAGAGGTGGAAGGAAGAAGCATTATTTCTATTCGCGCCAAGGGCAAGGCCTACGGAGAATCCGGAAAAAGACAGCCTCGCCTGAATCTCGACATTCAGGTTCCGGACAACCGGCGCCTGGATCTGGAGGTTCGCACCATGAACGGCGGTATCTTCCTGCTCAATATTGAAGCGAATCGCAAAATCACCCTGGAAAGCGGCAACGGGCCCATTACTCTCAGCCGGGTATACGGAGATGTGACAGGCTCCACACTGAACGGAAATATGAACGTGCGGTATCTGACCGGCGATGTACAAATGACGACAAGCAGCGGCACAGTTCAGGCTTATGATGTGAGTGGCAGCGTTGTGCTCAGTACCCAAGTGGGTAATATTACGGCGAACCGGCTGGGCAAGGACATTGATGTTCGAACGAAGAACGGCAACATTACTTTAGCGGGCGTCCGGCAAAGTCTCAAAGCGGAGTCCTTGAACGGTGCGGTTGATATTCGGTCAGGGCTGATTGGCGGGAACTGGGATGTATACAGCGCGGTGGGCGAGATGAATCTTCATCTCCCTTTGGCCGGGGACTACAAAATCAAGGGCACAACGAGCTACGGACGGATTTTTTCAGAAATAATGCCCTTTCAAGTCGAACAGAAGACCATCACAGGGCAGCTTGGCAGCGGGGAGCACCACATTGTAATCGAAGGCAACAGTGATCTCAATGTATACCGAAGCTATCCGGAATATGAGCGAAGATCAGGAGAAGGCAGCTTAACGCCTTTGCCATATTGA
- a CDS encoding ATPase, which yields MLRLGEKVTVVADAFEQNLPVGQYAYIIAYDRNPDNAFDYVIRIPSLNRNFFVPAGDIELEAVVLKQEAERVEREALIDFALSTYNEKLFHQVMNGEQDQTEVEEEVKETMSQADFIKQVNLRAWI from the coding sequence ATGCTGCGTTTAGGGGAAAAAGTCACAGTGGTCGCAGACGCCTTTGAGCAGAATCTTCCCGTTGGCCAGTACGCCTATATTATTGCGTACGACCGAAATCCGGACAACGCGTTTGATTACGTCATTCGGATTCCTTCTCTCAACCGTAATTTTTTTGTTCCGGCGGGTGATATTGAGCTGGAGGCTGTCGTGTTGAAACAGGAAGCCGAGCGGGTGGAGCGGGAAGCGCTCATCGATTTTGCCCTGTCGACATATAATGAGAAGCTGTTTCATCAGGTGATGAACGGTGAGCAGGATCAGACCGAGGTAGAGGAAGAGGTCAAGGAGACAATGTCTCAGGCTGATTTCATCAAGCAAGTGAATCTTCGGGCATGGATTTAG
- the gatB gene encoding Asp-tRNA(Asn)/Glu-tRNA(Gln) amidotransferase subunit GatB, which translates to MSTSKYETVIGLEVHVELHTKSKIFCGCSTAFGAPPNTHTCPICLGHPGVLPVLNRQAVEYAMKAAMALNCTIGDISKFDRKNYFYPDSPKAYQISQYDQPIGENGWVDIEVNGETKRIGITRLHLEEDAGKLTHVDGGYASLVDFNRVGTPLVEIVSEPEISSPEEAKAYMEKLRSIMQYCEVSDVKMEEGSLRCDANISLRPYGQEKLGTKAELKNMNSFRGVQRGLEYEEYRQAEILDEGGKIVQETRRWDEAQGKTLSMRGKEEAHDYRYFPDPDLVRVHISEEWKEAVRSTIPELPDARKARYAAEYGLPNYDAAVITSSKALADLFEDSLKYTQDAKSVSNWIMGDLMGYLNANSLELSQVPITGQALGEMIGLIEKGTISSKIAKTVFKSMLESGKLPQQIVEEQGLVQISDEGAIKAIVEQVVASHPQSVEDYKAGKQKAIGFLVGQVMKESKGKANPALVNKLLVDVLNV; encoded by the coding sequence ATGTCTACATCCAAGTATGAAACGGTAATCGGACTTGAGGTTCACGTCGAGCTTCATACGAAGTCCAAAATTTTCTGCGGCTGCTCCACAGCATTTGGAGCTCCGCCGAATACCCACACTTGTCCGATTTGTCTCGGACATCCCGGCGTTCTGCCGGTGCTCAATCGACAGGCTGTCGAATATGCAATGAAGGCAGCCATGGCGCTGAATTGCACCATCGGTGACATCAGCAAATTTGACCGCAAGAACTATTTCTATCCCGATTCTCCAAAGGCGTATCAGATTTCCCAGTATGATCAGCCGATCGGAGAGAATGGATGGGTGGATATTGAAGTGAACGGAGAGACCAAGCGGATTGGCATTACCCGCCTTCATTTGGAGGAGGATGCCGGCAAGCTGACTCACGTGGACGGCGGCTATGCTTCTCTCGTCGACTTTAACCGTGTCGGCACACCGCTAGTGGAGATCGTTTCCGAGCCGGAAATTTCTTCACCTGAGGAAGCCAAGGCATACATGGAGAAGCTTCGCTCCATCATGCAGTATTGTGAGGTTTCCGATGTGAAGATGGAGGAGGGCTCGCTGCGCTGTGACGCGAATATCAGCCTGCGTCCCTACGGTCAAGAGAAGCTCGGCACAAAGGCTGAGCTGAAGAACATGAACTCCTTCCGCGGTGTGCAGCGCGGTCTGGAGTATGAGGAATACCGTCAGGCCGAAATTTTGGATGAAGGCGGCAAGATTGTCCAGGAAACACGCCGCTGGGATGAGGCGCAGGGCAAGACCCTTTCCATGCGCGGTAAGGAGGAAGCCCATGATTACCGCTATTTCCCGGACCCGGATCTGGTGCGCGTACACATCAGTGAAGAGTGGAAGGAAGCTGTAAGATCGACCATTCCGGAGCTGCCGGATGCCCGCAAGGCTCGCTACGCTGCGGAGTATGGACTGCCGAATTATGATGCAGCTGTAATTACCTCCTCCAAGGCACTGGCGGATTTGTTTGAGGACAGCCTGAAGTATACCCAGGATGCCAAATCAGTATCGAACTGGATTATGGGCGATCTGATGGGATATCTGAATGCTAATAGCCTGGAGCTTTCGCAGGTTCCGATTACCGGGCAAGCGCTGGGTGAGATGATTGGATTGATCGAGAAGGGCACGATTAGCAGCAAAATTGCCAAGACTGTGTTCAAGAGCATGCTGGAGAGCGGCAAGCTTCCTCAGCAGATTGTAGAGGAGCAGGGTCTGGTTCAGATTAGTGATGAAGGCGCGATTAAGGCCATTGTAGAGCAGGTGGTTGCAAGCCATCCGCAATCTGTAGAGGATTACAAGGCTGGCAAGCAGAAGGCCATCGGCTTCCTGGTGGGACAAGTGATGAAGGAAAGTAAGGGCAAGGCGAACCCTGCGCTCGTAAACAAATTGCTGGTGGATGTGCTGAACGTATAA
- a CDS encoding YgzB family protein, producing the protein MIFKSAKINAFRTWGLLLTMIGMGLMVLGTAGIVFWGQAGKIFAGIGLVLGLITMVGSMAIYFWAGMLSTSAVQVQCPECGKLTKMLGKTDRCMFCHTILTQDPGIATITADELEAQGKSSPQGRSSTSSQPR; encoded by the coding sequence ATGATCTTTAAAAGTGCAAAAATAAACGCGTTCCGTACCTGGGGACTTCTGCTGACTATGATTGGCATGGGGCTCATGGTGTTAGGTACTGCGGGAATTGTTTTTTGGGGGCAGGCTGGAAAAATATTCGCCGGCATCGGCTTGGTGCTGGGACTAATCACGATGGTCGGCAGTATGGCCATATACTTCTGGGCCGGCATGCTGTCCACCAGTGCGGTGCAGGTTCAGTGCCCCGAATGCGGCAAGCTTACCAAAATGCTGGGCAAAACGGACCGCTGCATGTTCTGCCATACGATTTTGACACAGGATCCCGGCATTGCCACAATTACAGCGGACGAGCTGGAAGCCCAGGGGAAATCTTCTCCGCAGGGACGCAGCTCAACCTCATCCCAACCACGTTAA
- a CDS encoding GNAT family N-acetyltransferase: MEIEALQLGDEDTVQQIWSLQHAAYPYEAQAIGLSDLPPLRDTYASIAACGEIFYGIRDPEGDLIGAVAVELEQEKLTISRMMVAPDHFREGIATRLVTHVLSTYKEVPLLIVFTGSKNFPAVRLYEKAGFQPVGTLEVVPAVELTEFHLHRSGEGMADKA, encoded by the coding sequence ATGGAGATTGAAGCATTACAGCTAGGCGATGAGGATACGGTGCAGCAAATCTGGTCTCTTCAGCATGCGGCCTATCCCTATGAGGCCCAGGCGATCGGACTGAGTGATCTGCCGCCGCTAAGAGATACGTATGCATCGATTGCCGCCTGCGGCGAGATTTTTTATGGCATCAGGGACCCGGAGGGTGATTTGATCGGTGCTGTAGCTGTAGAGCTGGAGCAGGAAAAGCTTACGATTAGTCGTATGATGGTCGCGCCGGATCATTTTCGCGAGGGTATTGCCACCCGCCTGGTCACGCACGTCCTAAGCACCTATAAAGAGGTCCCGTTATTGATTGTATTCACCGGAAGCAAGAATTTTCCCGCTGTCAGATTGTATGAGAAGGCGGGCTTTCAGCCGGTCGGCACCTTGGAAGTGGTACCTGCTGTGGAGCTGACGGAATTTCATCTGCACAGATCAGGGGAAGGCATGGCTGACAAAGCCTGA
- a CDS encoding DUF5345 family protein: MSERLGEEHEQWIKAWNQELERLDRAADRTGVPPLAELEAMALASIERRGQRERRELLSFILLAVLVISMVLVAAWASPVLLLLIQGLGLLVGAAFLAGRYTGRKGSSYE, translated from the coding sequence ATGTCTGAGCGGCTTGGTGAAGAGCACGAGCAGTGGATCAAGGCATGGAATCAGGAGCTGGAGCGTTTGGACCGTGCAGCGGACCGCACCGGGGTGCCGCCGCTTGCGGAGCTGGAAGCCATGGCGCTTGCTTCTATAGAGAGAAGGGGCCAAAGAGAGCGGCGGGAATTGTTAAGCTTCATATTGCTGGCTGTTCTGGTGATCAGCATGGTGCTTGTGGCGGCATGGGCAAGTCCGGTGCTGCTGCTCTTGATCCAAGGCCTGGGGCTGCTTGTCGGGGCCGCCTTCCTCGCCGGTCGTTATACCGGCCGGAAAGGAAGCTCCTATGAGTGA
- a CDS encoding glycosyl hydrolase family 18 protein, translated as MLLILMAAGVWWTLQKLPNSSYTEPDWRGLKQPILVQGELTGYSASGQGSSLMLPLALVQEYVDPYIYEDEGSETVVFTTASEVLSLSAGTLKGTRNGKEASFEQTVERVDGKLYVPAKLLKELYYTAYYEHSGTGAVLLSRAGDHLELGEAVPAGKQSFAALRQSPSIKSPILQDMPPGERLRIWGEEEQGWLKVQTDQGYTGYVPSDQVKPKGNKIYPQRIHEPSRADLEWRDRSVNLTWEAVYSRNPDPDKLGQLPGVNVVSPTWFEITSEAGDVTSKVSPDYVTWAHKLDKEVWGVLTNSFNPDITTAVLSTYDTRAALITEVIRLSRAHGLDGINIDFENVYTKDKQNLIAFMRELYPRAKELGLIVSIDVTPKSSSEMWSVFLDRRELAHAVDYMMVMSYDEHWAASPEAGSVSSLPWAERTVRRILEEDEVPASKLVLGIPLYTRIWTEEGVEGGGKVTSKAVGMEAVQSLLKEKALTPVYDELTGQNYVQYQEEQSLNKIWIEDEISLKARVELAHQYDLGGIASWSRMLGSSEAWEVLKSIHK; from the coding sequence ATGCTTCTGATTCTGATGGCAGCAGGTGTCTGGTGGACGCTTCAAAAGCTTCCGAATAGCAGCTACACCGAGCCGGATTGGCGCGGACTAAAGCAGCCGATTTTGGTTCAGGGGGAACTGACCGGTTATTCCGCCTCGGGGCAGGGAAGCAGTCTCATGCTGCCTTTGGCCCTGGTACAAGAATATGTGGATCCATATATTTACGAAGATGAGGGTTCGGAAACGGTAGTGTTTACGACGGCCTCGGAAGTGTTGTCATTGTCAGCAGGTACGTTGAAGGGGACGCGTAACGGAAAAGAAGCTTCCTTTGAGCAGACCGTTGAGCGTGTTGATGGCAAGCTGTACGTCCCTGCGAAGCTTCTGAAGGAGCTGTATTACACGGCATACTACGAGCATTCGGGGACAGGAGCGGTGCTGCTCTCCCGGGCGGGAGACCATCTTGAGCTCGGAGAAGCGGTGCCAGCGGGCAAACAGTCTTTTGCTGCCTTGCGGCAGAGCCCGTCGATCAAGTCGCCGATTTTACAGGACATGCCGCCGGGGGAAAGGCTGCGGATCTGGGGCGAGGAGGAGCAGGGCTGGCTGAAGGTTCAAACCGACCAGGGATATACCGGCTATGTGCCATCAGATCAGGTTAAACCTAAGGGGAATAAGATCTATCCTCAAAGAATTCATGAGCCTTCCCGGGCAGACCTGGAGTGGAGAGACAGATCCGTTAACCTGACCTGGGAAGCGGTATACTCCCGTAATCCGGACCCGGACAAGCTGGGGCAGCTGCCCGGCGTAAACGTGGTCAGTCCGACCTGGTTTGAGATTACGAGCGAAGCGGGAGACGTGACATCCAAGGTAAGCCCGGATTATGTAACATGGGCGCACAAGCTGGATAAGGAAGTATGGGGAGTGCTGACGAATAGCTTCAATCCGGATATTACGACCGCTGTGCTTTCGACGTATGATACCCGAGCGGCTCTGATTACGGAAGTGATCCGGCTAAGCCGGGCTCATGGACTGGATGGAATCAATATTGATTTTGAGAATGTATACACCAAGGACAAGCAGAATCTGATTGCGTTTATGAGAGAGCTTTATCCCCGTGCAAAAGAGCTCGGCTTGATCGTATCGATCGATGTAACACCGAAATCCTCCAGCGAAATGTGGTCTGTTTTCCTGGATCGCAGGGAACTGGCGCATGCTGTGGACTATATGATGGTCATGTCGTATGACGAGCATTGGGCTGCCAGTCCTGAGGCAGGCTCAGTGTCCTCGCTGCCCTGGGCGGAGAGAACGGTGCGGAGAATATTGGAAGAGGATGAGGTACCGGCTTCTAAGCTGGTGCTGGGCATTCCGTTATATACAAGAATATGGACTGAAGAAGGAGTAGAAGGCGGCGGAAAAGTGACCTCGAAGGCGGTGGGAATGGAAGCCGTACAATCCCTCTTGAAGGAGAAAGCGCTGACTCCGGTTTACGACGAGCTCACAGGTCAGAATTATGTACAGTACCAAGAAGAGCAGTCTCTGAACAAAATCTGGATCGAGGACGAGATTTCCCTGAAGGCGCGAGTAGAGCTGGCGCATCAATATGATCTGGGCGGCATCGCTTCCTGGAGCCGGATGCTGGGGTCATCAGAGGCGTGGGAGGTTCTGAAAAGCATTCATAAATAA
- a CDS encoding LiaF transmembrane domain-containing protein, whose product MRSSRNKGLAVLLIGLGALILLGVFGPLLGWLFSLLIPLVMIGLGYYGIKRGNTLIGWIVMAIGIISLLGKLSWLFGPLLGIALIVWGVSRLKRSRRRYY is encoded by the coding sequence TTGAGAAGCTCAAGAAATAAAGGATTGGCTGTACTACTGATCGGGCTAGGCGCATTAATTCTTCTGGGGGTATTCGGACCTCTGCTGGGCTGGCTGTTCAGTCTCTTGATTCCATTAGTCATGATTGGATTAGGCTACTATGGAATTAAGCGGGGCAACACACTTATTGGCTGGATCGTGATGGCGATTGGTATTATCTCACTGCTAGGCAAGCTGTCCTGGCTGTTCGGACCATTGCTGGGTATTGCATTGATCGTCTGGGGCGTGTCCCGATTGAAGCGAAGCCGGCGGCGTTATTATTAA
- a CDS encoding nucleotidyltransferase-like protein, with protein MELANFSLYYRYSVNENAMGAVAYRNQDSAFCGSLVHDFELNLLVVYEVEWDEPAVQHIQGLDKSFQLISVSLQELQEGLMNGEDSMIIRCLLNGDLIKDTDGRISQLRRDFLRFSGSLKEQKQFIGFARFLRHYVDTKTHLRHKNMLDAYQSITESLRCWACIELIDRDIHPEFAVWEQVSGLNTPVRKLYEELTLSSETLLQRIELVLLACEFSVLSRMADYSAPLMRILRSRKLPWTIQELMLHPAMEPVLEELPLMIRKLSYRSIIHEEAGWKESLRPGWDHIRYYAI; from the coding sequence GTGGAATTAGCCAACTTTTCTTTATATTATAGGTACTCGGTTAATGAGAACGCCATGGGAGCGGTCGCATACCGAAATCAGGATTCAGCGTTCTGCGGTTCGCTTGTCCATGACTTTGAGTTGAATCTGCTTGTTGTGTATGAAGTGGAATGGGATGAGCCTGCTGTTCAGCATATCCAGGGACTGGATAAGAGCTTTCAGCTGATTAGCGTCAGCCTGCAGGAACTGCAGGAGGGGCTGATGAACGGGGAGGACAGCATGATTATTAGATGCCTCCTGAATGGAGACCTGATTAAAGATACGGACGGTCGGATTAGCCAGTTAAGACGAGATTTCCTGCGCTTTAGCGGGTCCTTGAAAGAACAGAAGCAATTTATAGGCTTTGCCCGGTTCTTGCGTCATTACGTGGATACCAAGACTCATTTGAGGCATAAGAATATGCTGGATGCTTACCAAAGCATTACAGAAAGCCTCCGCTGCTGGGCTTGTATAGAATTGATTGATCGAGATATACATCCGGAGTTTGCAGTGTGGGAGCAGGTTTCCGGTTTAAACACCCCGGTTCGTAAATTGTATGAAGAGCTTACTTTAAGCTCAGAGACGCTTTTACAGCGGATTGAGCTGGTGCTTCTGGCCTGTGAGTTCTCAGTGCTGTCTAGAATGGCCGACTATTCAGCTCCACTGATGCGGATTCTGCGCAGCAGAAAGCTGCCATGGACGATCCAGGAGCTGATGCTGCATCCGGCGATGGAGCCGGTGCTTGAAGAGCTGCCTCTTATGATCCGGAAGCTTTCTTATCGTTCCATTATTCACGAGGAAGCAGGCTGGAAGGAGTCCTTGCGGCCTGGCTGGGATCATATTCGCTACTATGCCATCTAG
- the perR gene encoding peroxide-responsive transcriptional repressor PerR: MGTSVQHALEQLKATGVRITPQRHAILSYLVESMCHPTADDIYRALEPKFPSMSVATVYNNLKMFIEAGMVRELTYGDNSSRFDANVSDHYHVICECCGKIEDFSYPTLSDVEHQAEKNTGFQVKGHRMELYGVCTCCQQMQH; this comes from the coding sequence ATGGGAACGTCCGTGCAGCATGCATTGGAACAGCTCAAAGCGACGGGAGTCCGCATCACGCCGCAGCGCCACGCGATTTTGTCTTATCTGGTAGAATCCATGTGCCATCCTACGGCCGATGACATTTATCGTGCCTTGGAACCGAAATTTCCAAGCATGAGTGTAGCTACGGTATACAATAATCTTAAGATGTTTATAGAAGCTGGCATGGTTCGGGAGCTCACCTACGGGGATAATTCCAGTCGATTTGATGCCAATGTGTCAGATCACTACCATGTGATTTGTGAATGCTGTGGCAAAATTGAAGATTTCAGTTATCCTACGCTTTCCGACGTAGAGCACCAGGCGGAGAAGAACACCGGCTTTCAGGTGAAGGGACACCGTATGGAGCTTTATGGCGTATGTACCTGCTGTCAGCAAATGCAACACTAA
- a CDS encoding MgtC/SapB family protein has product MELENPWVIDNVSIFFRLVLALVLGGMIGWERERSNHAAGLRTHILVCMGSSLIMLLSVYGFADFVDEVNVRIDPARLATAVITGIGFLGAGTILFTGKSITGLTTAASIWVVGAIGLAVGAGFYFAAIVSTLLILVNLVVFNKLEQRYIRGSKLHLVTVHASNAPGLLDGLSAMLNSEGFVIKKLIVNERNTVPFSDTQPAIPGLEISLHVLTDRRFDPVKLTQQIRDLGGVSMVTAE; this is encoded by the coding sequence ATGGAGCTCGAAAATCCATGGGTGATTGACAATGTGAGCATTTTTTTCAGATTAGTGCTGGCTCTGGTGCTAGGTGGAATGATTGGCTGGGAACGAGAGCGGTCAAATCATGCTGCCGGGCTGCGTACGCACATCTTGGTGTGTATGGGCTCATCCTTGATTATGCTGCTTTCTGTATACGGGTTTGCGGATTTCGTAGATGAGGTGAATGTTCGAATTGACCCTGCCCGTCTGGCTACGGCTGTCATTACGGGGATTGGCTTTTTGGGGGCCGGGACCATTCTGTTTACCGGGAAATCCATTACCGGCTTGACGACAGCAGCCTCGATCTGGGTCGTTGGAGCGATCGGCCTGGCCGTGGGAGCCGGCTTTTATTTTGCAGCTATCGTCTCCACCCTGCTCATTCTGGTGAATCTCGTCGTGTTTAACAAGCTGGAGCAGCGATACATACGGGGCAGCAAGCTTCATCTGGTGACGGTCCATGCCAGTAATGCACCCGGACTGCTTGATGGACTGTCAGCGATGCTGAACAGCGAGGGCTTTGTAATCAAAAAGCTGATCGTGAACGAGCGGAATACGGTTCCCTTCAGCGACACGCAGCCGGCTATACCGGGGCTGGAAATCTCACTGCATGTGCTTACAGACCGCCGGTTTGATCCGGTGAAGCTGACCCAGCAGATCCGTGATTTAGGCGGAGTTTCTATGGTTACGGCAGAATAA
- the gatC gene encoding Asp-tRNA(Asn)/Glu-tRNA(Gln) amidotransferase subunit GatC translates to MSITTKDVQHVAKLARLNLTPQEEELFTGQLNAILQYAEKLKELDTDQVEATTHVLPLRNVMREDENRPSLPIEKVLLNAPDEEDGQFKVPAVLE, encoded by the coding sequence ATGAGTATTACGACCAAGGACGTTCAGCATGTGGCCAAGCTGGCGAGGCTTAACCTGACTCCACAAGAGGAAGAGCTATTTACCGGCCAATTGAACGCCATTTTACAATATGCCGAGAAGCTGAAAGAGCTGGACACAGATCAGGTAGAGGCTACCACCCATGTCCTGCCGCTGCGTAATGTTATGCGTGAAGATGAGAACCGGCCGTCGCTTCCGATCGAGAAGGTGCTGCTGAATGCACCGGATGAGGAAGACGGACAATTTAAAGTGCCTGCCGTACTGGAATAG
- the gatA gene encoding Asp-tRNA(Asn)/Glu-tRNA(Gln) amidotransferase subunit GatA: MSLLDYRLHEIHSKLHEKELSVSDLVDEVFRQIGEREEKVQAYLTLDEAGARAQAKLLDDKLVSGEARGLLFGLPAGLKDNIVTEGLRTTCASQFLSNFNPVYNATVVSKLNAAEAITIGKLNMDEFAMGGSNENSSFHPVRNPWNLERVPGGSSGGSAAAVAAGEAFFTLGSDTGGSIRQPASYCGVVGLKPTYGLVSRFGLVAFASSLDQIGPLTKNVEDSAYVLQSIAGYDPMDSTSAKVDIPDYISALSGDVSGLRIAVPKEYLGEGVDAEVKETVLNALKVLEGLGAVWEEVSLPHTEYAVATYYLLASSEASSNLARFDGVRYGQRADSGNLLDLYHESRSQGFGDEVKRRIMLGTYALSSGYYDAYYLKAQKVRTLIKQDFDQVFEKYDVIIGPTAPTTAFKLGAQVDDPLTMYLNDILTIPVSLAGVPAISVPCGFAGGMPVGMQIIGKAFDEQTVLRTAHAFEQHTDHHKRRPEL; encoded by the coding sequence TTGAGTTTGTTAGATTATAGATTACATGAGATACATAGCAAGCTTCACGAGAAGGAGCTGTCCGTCAGCGATCTGGTAGACGAAGTGTTCCGCCAGATCGGGGAACGGGAAGAGAAGGTACAGGCTTACCTTACGCTGGATGAAGCAGGAGCGCGCGCTCAGGCGAAATTACTGGATGACAAGCTGGTTTCGGGCGAAGCCAGAGGGCTGCTGTTCGGGCTGCCGGCAGGGCTGAAGGATAATATTGTAACCGAAGGGCTTCGTACAACGTGTGCCAGCCAGTTTCTGTCGAACTTTAACCCGGTATACAATGCCACGGTTGTATCCAAGCTTAACGCTGCAGAAGCCATTACGATCGGAAAGCTGAACATGGACGAATTTGCCATGGGTGGATCTAACGAGAATTCCAGCTTCCATCCTGTCCGTAATCCGTGGAATTTGGAGCGAGTTCCTGGGGGCTCCAGTGGCGGCTCGGCTGCTGCGGTTGCGGCAGGAGAGGCATTCTTCACTTTAGGTTCGGATACTGGAGGCTCTATTCGCCAGCCGGCTTCCTATTGCGGCGTCGTGGGCTTGAAGCCGACGTATGGCCTGGTATCACGCTTCGGCCTGGTAGCCTTTGCTTCTTCCCTGGATCAGATTGGGCCGTTGACCAAGAATGTAGAGGATTCTGCATATGTGCTGCAATCCATTGCCGGCTATGATCCGATGGATTCGACCTCAGCCAAGGTGGACATCCCGGATTATATCAGCGCGTTAAGCGGTGATGTTTCCGGCCTCCGTATTGCCGTACCGAAAGAGTATCTGGGCGAAGGTGTTGACGCCGAGGTCAAAGAAACTGTACTGAATGCGTTGAAGGTGCTGGAAGGTCTTGGTGCCGTATGGGAAGAGGTTTCGCTGCCGCATACAGAGTACGCCGTGGCTACCTATTATTTGCTGGCCTCCTCCGAAGCTTCCTCGAACCTGGCACGCTTTGACGGCGTCCGCTACGGACAGCGGGCCGACAGCGGCAATTTGCTCGATTTGTATCATGAATCCCGCAGCCAGGGCTTTGGCGATGAGGTGAAACGGCGGATTATGCTGGGTACTTACGCCCTGAGCTCCGGTTACTATGACGCGTACTATTTGAAGGCGCAGAAGGTACGGACCTTGATCAAGCAGGATTTTGACCAGGTGTTTGAGAAATACGATGTCATTATTGGACCGACAGCCCCGACAACGGCATTCAAGCTGGGTGCCCAGGTGGATGATCCGCTGACGATGTACCTCAATGATATTCTGACCATTCCGGTCAGCCTGGCGGGTGTACCGGCGATCAGCGTTCCATGCGGCTTTGCAGGCGGGATGCCGGTGGGCATGCAGATTATCGGCAAGGCGTTTGATGAACAGACGGTGCTGCGTACAGCACACGCTTTTGAACAACATACAGACCATCATAAACGGCGTCCGGAACTGTAA